The following coding sequences lie in one Silvanigrella aquatica genomic window:
- a CDS encoding DsbA family protein — MLKNKLKLIKKIHVLFLLIGMIIGFFIPKFIQHKSTLDKSIFGEPLFELDGKVWFSNTLPQNMLFDYYGFEKNIYDAKREFLLKSALRIALAQDNGKMKELPPLQNLIEITPFDDALAKKYYDTAIRINGVQIFGGKSFDKVKNLIKMQLAYQKSNEIIDKKSGEMLSKNKIKILLPALIGPPLEMDLTLYPVRGNKKSEITVVDINDYANDKSRKNEIELKKIVKKYADKIKFVSVNFPQDNYGLSGYYEKNSFCAQEQGEEKFWTFRDKLLDLISEDSKNLEKKSKEIITQLEYKPIIDIAKNSGLNINQLIKCVSSGEAQQHVQKVRSQFLALKGFQGTPSLYINNRPVSVQLDKVEEAFELLK; from the coding sequence ATGTTAAAGAATAAACTCAAATTAATAAAAAAAATACATGTGTTATTTTTATTAATTGGAATGATAATTGGTTTTTTTATACCTAAATTTATTCAACATAAAAGCACATTAGACAAAAGTATTTTTGGAGAACCTTTGTTTGAGTTAGATGGCAAAGTTTGGTTTAGCAATACTCTTCCTCAAAATATGTTATTTGATTATTATGGTTTTGAAAAAAATATATATGATGCAAAAAGAGAATTTCTATTAAAATCAGCTCTTAGGATAGCACTTGCACAAGATAATGGAAAAATGAAAGAATTACCTCCATTACAAAATTTAATTGAAATAACACCATTTGATGATGCATTAGCAAAAAAATATTATGATACGGCCATCCGAATAAATGGAGTACAGATATTTGGTGGAAAGAGCTTTGATAAAGTTAAAAATCTAATAAAAATGCAATTAGCATATCAAAAATCAAATGAAATAATAGATAAAAAATCAGGAGAAATGCTTTCTAAAAATAAGATAAAAATACTTTTACCTGCACTCATAGGTCCTCCTTTGGAAATGGATCTCACTTTATATCCCGTACGTGGAAATAAAAAATCTGAAATAACAGTTGTTGATATTAATGACTATGCCAATGATAAAAGCAGAAAAAATGAGATAGAATTAAAAAAAATAGTTAAAAAATATGCTGACAAAATTAAATTTGTCAGCGTTAATTTTCCTCAAGATAATTATGGATTAAGTGGATATTATGAAAAGAATTCCTTTTGTGCTCAGGAACAAGGAGAAGAAAAATTTTGGACGTTTCGTGATAAATTATTGGACTTAATTTCCGAAGATTCAAAAAATTTAGAAAAAAAATCAAAAGAAATTATAACTCAGCTTGAATATAAACCTATCATAGATATTGCTAAAAATAGTGGTTTAAATATAAATCAGCTTATCAAATGTGTTTCATCAGGAGAAGCACAGCAACATGTGCAAAAAGTCAGAAGCCAGTTTTTGGCTTTAAAGGGTTTTCAAGGCACCCCTTCCCTTTACATAAATAATAGGCCTGTGAGTGTACAATTAGATAAAGTTGAAGAGGCTTTCGAGTTACTTAAATAA